One genomic window of Plasmodium coatneyi strain Hackeri chromosome 12, complete sequence includes the following:
- a CDS encoding Isoleucine--tRNA ligase → MLRRGARASVFIAERRVAAATLTQRRGGTQGNKAKWTLSLINTKIMEGGSTTYVTFEGVSENPNIVEEEHKVLSYWKSIDAFNTSNKLAKDKKAFIFYDGPPFATGLPHYGHLLAGIIKDCVTRYNYQCGFSVERKFGWDCHGLPIEYEIEKENNINKKEDILKMGIDVYNEKCRSIVLKYSNEWVKTVERIGRWIDFKNDYKTMDTTFMESVWWVFSELYKRNYVYKSFKVMPYSCKCNTPISNFELNLNYKDTPDPSIIVSFVLLSDFPAVQEDYQVEEAKQLLGEKFSLLYNEKREDCTEGESATKCVSSPMHSEILAWTTTPWTLPSNLALCVNENFTYLRIYHVKSNRVVIVGECRLEWVMKELKWNVEDLQLLNRFKGKYLKGLRYKPLFSYFYDKHNFKERAYKILADDFVTDDAGTGIVHCAPTYGEDDFRVCKNNGVIDPEKSIFIDPIDANGYFTSEVEMVQNLFIKEADNVIKKYLKNENRLLSNNTIVHSYPFCWRSDTPLIYRAIPAWFIRVSNSTKELVKNNNTTYWIPYHIKEKKFHNWISDAKDWCISRNRYWGTPIPIWADEKMESVVCVESISHLEELSGVKNISDLHRHFIDHIEIDNPKGKDYPKLKRIPEVFDCWFESGSMPYAKVHYPFDVEKENFDKIFPADFIAEGLDQTRGWFYTLLVISTLLFDKAPFKNLICNGLVLASDGKKMSKRLKNYPDPMYILEKYGADSLRLYLINSVAVRAENLKFQEKGVNEVVKSFILPFYHSFRFFSQEVTRYECFKKKHFLYEEKWVYRNDNIMDKWIFSCVQQLTKLVHAEMKAYKLYNVLPKLLQFIENLTNWYIRLNRDRMRGTLGEENCLQSLCTTYRTLHLFTVLMAPFTPFITEYIYQQLRKVGKATVATAQEDSAMSDNGMTDQSVHFLMLPQVDENYAIDYEIIELIEKMKAVILLGRVLRERRKVASKKPLKKITVLHPTKDYFAKFNQIMHYIKEELNVLHVECSNDTSCIDFTAVPNYKTLGNKLGANLKTIQGKIKNMDSNSVKQYQLEGKITLDGVTLEGDDILIQMKPTFQDKNTDIISNESVTVLIDFTSDQQLENMANARELCNHIQKMRKNLSLNQNSPVKMHVYIADEVLRNNMLSEMDYIRKCLRRELNVLPSQGDYEGLSGKMHDEEIVLAGCPVRLVFAQV, encoded by the coding sequence ATGCTCAGGCGAGGGGCAAGAGCCAGCGTATTCATCGCGGAAAGACGCGTGGCAGCAGCAACCCTGACGCAGCGGCGGGGAGGCACACAAGGCAACAAGGCCAAGTGGACCCTAAGTTTAattaatacaaaaataatggagGGAGGATCGACCACCTACGTAACATTCGAAGGGGTTTCGGAAAACCCCAACATAGTGGAGGAGGAACATAAGGTGCTCTCCTACTGGAAGAGCATCGACGCGTTTAATACTTCCAACAAGCTTGCCAAAGATAAGAAGGCGTTTATATTTTACGATGGGCCTCCTTTTGCCACAGGGCTTCCCCACTATGGGCACCTGCTAGCAGGAATAATAAAAGACTGTGTGACGAGATACAACTACCAATGTGGGTTCTCCGTCGAGAGGAAGTTCGGTTGGGATTGTCATGGACTCCCCATTGAATACGAaatagagaaggaaaacaatattaacaaaaaggaggatatTCTAAAAATGGGTATCGATGTATATAACGAGAAATGTAGAAGCATCGTCCTGAAATATTCCAACGAGTGGGTGAAAACGGTGGAAAGAATTGGCAGGTGGATCGACTTTAAGAACGACTACAAGACTATGGATACGACTTTTATGGAGAGCGTTTGGTGGGTTTTCAGTGAACTGTACAAAAGGAATTACGTCTACAAATCTTTTAAGGTGATGCCTTACTCATGCAAATGTAACACCCCCATTTCGAACTTTGAGCTGAACCTCAATTATAAGGATACCCCCGATCCGAGCATTATTGTTAGCTTTGTTCTGTTGTCTGACTTTCCAGCCGTGCAGGAGGATTACCAGGTGGAAGAGGCGAAGCAGCTGTTAGGGGAGAAGTTTTCTCTATTGTATAACGAAAAGAGGGAGGACTGCACCGAGGGGGAAAGTGCAACAAAATGTGTTTCTTCCCCTATGCATAGTGAAATCCTCGCGTGGACCACCACCCCCTGGACGTTGCCTTCCAACTTGGCTCTCTGTGTGAATGAAAATTTCACCTACCTTCGCATCTACCACGTGAAGAGCAACAGAGTGGTGATCGTGGGGGAGTGCAGACTCGAGTGGGTGATGAAGGAACTGAAGTGGAATGTCGAAGATTTGCAACTGTTGAATCGGTTCAAGGGTAAGTATCTAAAGGGGTTGAGGTATAAGCCCCTTTTCAGTTACTTTTACGACAAGCACAATTTTAAGGAGAGGGCATATAAAATTTTGGCAGACGACTTTGTGACAGACGATGCGGGTACAGGTATAGTGCACTGTGCGCCTACATATGGAGAGGACGATTTCAGAGTGTGCAAGAATAATGGTGTTATCGACCCGGAAAAATCTATTTTTATTGATCCCATAGATGCAAATGGCTACTTCACCAGCGAAGTAGAAATGGTTCAGAACCTTTTCATTAAAGAAGCAGATAATgttataaagaaatatttgaaaaatgaaaaccgACTGCTTAGCAATAATACCATTGTGCATTCGTACCCATTCTGCTGGAGAAGCGACACCCCCCTGATATATAGGGCCATTCCAGCATGGTTTATCCGGGTGAGTAATTCCACCAAAGAGCtggtaaaaaataacaatacCACTTATTGGATCCCTTATCACattaaggagaagaaatttcATAACTGGATTTCTGATGCAAAGGATTGGTGTATTAGTAGGAACAGGTATTGGGGGACACCCATCCCTATATGGGCAGACGAGAAAATGGAATCAGTAGTCTGTGTGGAAAGCATCTCCCATTTGGAGGAACTCTCCGGAGTGAAAAACATAAGTGATTTGCATAGACACTTTATTGATCACATCGAAATAGATAACCCTAAAGGGAAGGACTACCCTAAATTGAAGCGTATTCCGGAAGTGTTCGACTGCTGGTTTGAGAGTGGCTCCATGCCGTACGCCAAGGTGCACTACCCATTCGATGtggagaaagaaaattttgaCAAAATATTTCCGGCGGATTTTATCGCAGAAGGGTTAGATCAGACAAGAGGATGGTTCTATACTCTGCTCGTCATTAGTACGTTACTGTTTGATAAGGCCCCCTTTAAGAACCTCATCTGTAACGGTCTTGTGCTTGCTTCAgatggaaagaaaatgagTAAAAGGTTGAAAAATTATCCCGACCCTATGTatattttagaaaaatacGGTGCCGATAGTTTGCGTCTTTACCTTATCAACTCGGTTGCTGTGCGAGCTGAAAATTTAAAGTTCCAAGAAAAGGGAGTTAACGAAGTGGTGAAAAGTTTCATCCTTCCGTTTTATCACAGCTTCCGATTCTTCTCACAGGAGGTGACTCGATATGAATGTTTTAAGAAGAAGCACTTCCTATATGAGGAGAAATGGGTTTACAGAAACGACAATATAATGGATAAGTGGATATTTTCCTGCGTCCAACAATTGACAAAACTTGTGCACGCAGAAATGAAGGCATACAAACTTTACAATGTACTACCGAAGCTTTTGCAGTTCATCGAAAATTTAACAAACTGGTACATACGACTTAATAGGGATCGAATGAGAGGTACCCTGGGGGAGGAGAACTGCTTACAATCGCTCTGCACCACGTATAGGACTCTCCACCTGTTCACCGTGCTAATGGCCCCCTTCACGCCCTTCATTACGGAATACATATATCAGCAGTTGCGTAAAGTGGGCAAAGCCACCGTTGCAACAGCACAGGAGGACAGCGCAATGAGCGACAATGGAATGACGGACCAAAGTGTGCACTTCCTCATGCTGCCCCAAGTGGATGAAAACTACGCCATTGACTACGAAATAATTGAGCTCatcgaaaaaatgaaggcaGTCATTCTGCTAGGGAGAGTGCTTCGAGAGAGGAGAAAGGTAGCCAGTAAGAAGCCACTAAAGAAAATTACCGTTTTGCATCCCACGAAAGATTACTTCGCAAAGTTTAACCAAATAATGCACTACATAAAGGAAGAGTTGAATGTGCTCCACGTGGAGTGCTCCAACGACACCAGCTGCATTGACTTCACGGCAGTACCCAACTACAAAACGTTGGGCAATAAATTAGGAGCAAATTTAAAGACCATccaggggaaaataaaaaacatggACTCCAACTCGGTTAAGCAGTACCAGCTGGAAGGGAAGATCACCTTAGACGGAGTGACCCTCGAGGGAGACGACATCCTTATACAGATGAAGCCAACCTTCCAAGACAAAAACACAGACATTATAAGTAACGAATCTGTAACGGTCCTCATCGACTTCACCTCCGATCAGCAACTAGAGAACATGGCAAACGCAAGAGAACTCTGCAACCATATACAGAAGATGAGAAAGAACCTATCCCTAAATCAGAACTCTCCTGTTAAAATGCACGTATACATTGCGGATGAGGTGCTACGCAACAACATGCTAAGCGAAATGGACTACATTAGGAAGTGCCTCCGCCGTGAATTGAATGTGCTGCCTTCCCAGGGCGATTATGAGGGCCTCTCGGGAAAGATGCACGACGAGGAGATCGTCCTGGCCGGCTGCCCCGTCCGCCTCGTCTTCGCCCAGGTTTAG
- a CDS encoding Eukaryotic translation initiation factor 6: MAIRVQFENSNEVGVFSRLTNSYALIAMGGSENFSSVFESELSQHIPLVYTTIGGTKVIGRVCVGNRKGLLVSSICTDQELLHLRNALPENVKIKRVEERLSALGNCITANDYVGLVHTDIDRETEEIIQDVLDIEVFRTSIAGNLLVGTYSYFTNNGGLLHAMTSSQEIEELSELLQIPLITGTVNRGSDLIGAGLVANDWSAFCGMDTTAIELSIIEKVFKLNSIEDANIEDNFKYKSSIIQTMI, translated from the coding sequence ATGGCGATCAGAGTGCAGTTCGAGAACTCCAACGAAGTTGGCGTCTTCTCCAGGTTGACCAACTCGTATGCACTTATTGCCATGGGGGGGTCGGAAAACTTTTCCAGTGTGTTCGAATCGGAGTTATCCCAACATATTCCCCTCGTGTATACCACCATTGGAGGTACTAAAGTTATTGGAAGAGTTTGCGTCGGGAATAGGAAGGGTCTACTCGTTTCGAGCATTTGTACAGATCAGGAACTCCTCCACTTAAGAAACGCCCTCccagaaaatgtaaaaataaaaagagtcGAAGAGCGTCTTTCCGCGTTGGGTAATTGCATAACGGCTAATGATTACGTGGGATTAGTTCACACAGATATAGACAGAGAGACGGAAGAAATAATACAAGACGTCCTAGATATAGAAGTCTTTCGTACATCTATAGCTGGAAATTTACTTGTAGGTACCTACTCCTATTTTACCAACAATGGGGGACTCCTACATGCTATGACCTCCTCCCAAGAAATTGAAGAGCTTTCGGAACTTTTACAAATCCCTTTAATTACCGGCACGGTTAATAGAGGCAGTGACCTCATCGGGGCTGGACTGGTGGCCAATGACTGGTCAGCCTTCTGTGGTATGGATACCACTGCCATTGAGTTAAGCATAATTGAAAAGGTCTTTAAGCTGAACAGCATAGAGGATGCAAACATCGAAGACAACTTCAAATACAAGTCGTCAATAATTCAGACAATGATTTAG
- a CDS encoding Apurinic/apyrimidinic endonuclease Apn1 produces the protein MVLANALRGIKNKHNAFHRLGFISPPWGKGSLGYPRGGGNKKVGSILETVGAPQRRFLFRLNIQKREGDPLGKSYRVSALQGGENIPPVVSVQKESSHEMSGIKAETKLKKEEEVSVSKKKIEKKEKKKGTQIKKEKNPVKVKEKIASIYPPIPKSIDERWNDFNIIQKYAKITNVYLGAHISAAGGVQNSPTNCFNVAGQAFALFLKNQRKWDSPPLPAENIKQFVQNCKAYNLDTKFILPHGSYLINLANPDKEKREKSYLSFLDDVKRCEQLNVPLYNFHPGSTTGLCSLEEGIKNVADCINRVHKETSNVVIVLENSAGQKNSVGSKFEDLKKIISQIEDKSRIGVCLDTCHTFAAGYDIRSYNDFDLVMKKFDEIVDASYLKAVHLNDSKSDLGSGLDRHENIGKGKLTLDTFKYVMTSKYFKNIPIILETPDITEDESVYKYEIRYLYEMVVKSEGEN, from the coding sequence ATGGTACTGGCCAACGCCCTCagggggataaaaaacaaacacaacGCATTTCACCGTCTGGGCTTCATATCACCCCCGTGGGGAAAGGGCAGTTTGGGCTACCCTCGTGGTGGAGGTAACAAAAAAGTTGGAAGCATACTCGAAACGGTGGGTGCCCCCCAGAGGCGCTTCCTTTTCCGATTAAACATTCAGAAGAGAGAAGGTGATCCATTGGGGAAGTCATACCGTGTGAGTGCACTCCAAGGAGGTGAGAACATCCCACCGGTGGTGTCTGTCCAAAAGGAATCGTCACACGAAATGAGTGGTATCAAAGCGGAGACGAAgttgaagaaggaggaggaggtatCTGTctcgaagaaaaaaattgaaaagaaggaaaagaaaaaaggtacacaaataaaaaaggaaaaaaacccTGTTAAAgttaaagagaaaattgcGTCCATTTATCCCCCCATCCCGAAAAGCATAGACGAAAGGTGGAACGACTTTAATATAATACAAAAGTAtgcaaaaattacaaacgtCTATCTGGGGGCACATATATCAGCGGCGGGAGGAGTGCAGAACTCTCCAACGAACTGCTTCAACGTGGCCGGACAGGCttttgcattatttttaaaaaaccaGAGGAAGTGGGACAGTCCTCCTTTACCtgcagaaaatataaaacagtTCGTGCAGAATTGTAAAGCATACAACTTGGACACCAAGTTTATTCTACCGCATGGGTCGTACTTAATTAATCTAGCCAATCCGGATaaggagaaaagggaaaaatcgTATCTCTCCTTTTTGGATGACGTAAAAAGGTGTGAACAGCTAAACGTCCCACTTTATAATTTTCACCCAGGATCAACAACAGGGTTATGTTCCCTCgaggaaggaattaaaaaCGTCGCCGATTGTATTAACCGGGTGCATAAGGAAACTTCCAACGTGGTGATAGTTCTTGAAAATTCAGCTGGACAGAAAAATTCAGTGGGGTCAAAATTTGaagacttaaaaaaaattatttctcaAATTGAGGACAAGTCCAGAATTGGAGTCTGTCTCGATACATGTCATACATTCGCAGCTGGATATGACATACGATCTTACAACGATTTCGATCTAGTGATGAAAAAGTTCGACGAAATTGTAGACGCCAGTTATTTGAAAGCTGTTCACCTTAATGACTCCAAGTCTGATCTTGGTAGTGGCCTCGACAGACATGAGAATATCGGAAAGGGAAAACTTACTCTGGACACCTTCAAATATGTAATGACATCTAAgtactttaaaaatattcccatCATTTTGGAGACCCCGGATATTACCGAAGATGAGTCTGTGTATAAGTACGAGATAAGGTACCTCTACGAGATGGTTGTAAAATCGGAGGGGGAAAACTAG
- a CDS encoding Syntaxin 5 — MPYVDKTEEFFKAVERLSNENFDFRKDRNVGQDTEVNELASKITDLLHRGNQKLQQLERCVRQKGIFNDKTSQIEELTYEVKQTITDATNDVDALVQYVCNLNISNPQGRTHLDNIIFSLKNRLFEFTKKFKDVLHIRSEHIKKQVNRRNMYSYTTTESTFSNANYKFTPLRDIDIESGQQQTLKMPERTSYLHSRADAMENIQKIIGDLAQMFQKVATMVTQQDEMIRRIDEDIDTSLYNTREGQNYLLSYFNRLTSTRTLIIQIFACIFILIVFFVLFT; from the exons ATGCCGTATGTGGACAAAACGGAGGAGTTTTTCAAAGCGGTTGAACGGCTGAGCAATGAGAACTTCGACTTTAGGAAGGATAGGAATGTTGGTCAAGACACGGAGGTGAATGAGTTGGCATCGAAAATCACGGACCTGCTGCACAGGGGCAACCAAAAGTTGCAGCAGTTGGAAAGAT GTGTTCGACAGAAGGGAATATTCAACGACAAGACTTCGCAAATAGAAGAGCTAACTTACGAAGTTAAGCAGACCATAACGGATGCTACCAACGACGTAGATGCGCTGGTGCAGTATGTCTGCAACCTTAATATTAGCAACCCACAAGGAAGGACGCACCTGGACaatattattttctccctAAAGAATCGCCTTTTTGAGTTTACGAAGAAATTTAAGGATGTATTGCACATTCGGAGCGAG cacataaaaaaacaagTGAATCGCAGAAACATGTACTCCTACACGACGACCGAGTCGACATTCAGCAACGCCAACTACAAATTCACACCCCTTCGGGATATAGACATTGAGAG TGGGCAGCAACAAACCCTGAAGATGCCTGAGAGGACGTCCTATTTGCACTCCAGAGCGGATGCCATGGAAAACATACAAAAGATAATCGGGGACCTAGCACAGATGTTCCAGAAGGTCGCAACGATGGTCACTCAGCAGGATGAAATGATTCGGCGGATCGACGAAGACATTGACACTTCCCTTTACAACACGAGGGAGGGGCAGAACTACCTCCTGTCGTACTTCAACCGGTTGACGTCCACGCGGACACTCATAATACAG ATTTTCGCCTGCATTTTCATCCTGatagttttttttgtattgttcaCGTGA